TGCAGATTACTGTTAATGGTATGGGTGGACAAATACAGCCTGATAACCGCTCGATCGTGCAGCGGGTCTTATTAATTACTTTGGGGTTAAATCTGGCAGTTTTATGCTTAAAATTGGCAGTGAGCTGGGCAACAGGTTCATTGAGCTTATTCGCTGATGCTTTGCACAGTGTCACCGATAGTGCAAACAATATTGTGGGGCTAATTGCCGTTAGGTTTGCTTCCCCCAGACCCGATCGGGAACATCCCTATGGTCACCACAAGTTTGAGGCAGTGGGAGCCTTTGCTATTGCTGCCTTTTTAGGAGTTGCCTGTTTAGAGATTATTAGGGGAGCAATTAGTAGTCTGGTTGAGCAAAAACACACTGTCAGTTTGGGGAAATTTGACCTTGCTTTGTTACTACTGGTACTAGCAGTCAACATTTTTGTGGCTTGGTATGAGCGGTGGGTGGGCAAAAAGATCAATAGTCCAATCCTGCTCGCTGATGCCCATCACACTTTGGGGGATATTTGGGTCACGATCGGTGTAATTATGAGCCTAGTTATCGTCAGCAGTGGTATAGACTATTTGCAATGGCTGGATGTGATTGTGGCAATTCCTGTGACTGGTCTAGTACTATGGAGTGGCTATCAAATTTTGCAAGCTAATTTACCTATACTGGTTGACCAGGCAGCTATTCCCCCGGAAAAAATCTATGACCTGGTCATGACGGTGGAGGGAGTAATTAACTGCCATGATATAGCTTCTAGGGGAATATTGGGACAACAAGTGTTTATTGAAATGCACATCGTGGTTGCGGTAGAGGACATAGCCACTGCCCACAGCATCACTGATAAAATTGAAGCAATCCTCGACAGTAACTATGCCCCTGTAAGAGTGACTATCCACGTGGAACCGCCCGATTTTATCTCCGATCGGATTACCTATGAGTAGTGATAGAAGCGATCGGAAACCAGCATACCTACTGCCAGGCAGATTAACAGTAAGCGGATAATTTGTTTGAAGCGATCGGGTTGAATTTTAGCCCCCCAATACTCGCCGATAAACGTACCGGCTACCGAGGCAGGGATAGTATAGAAAAAGTATTGCCAGACGGGGAAGGTAAGTAACCCCGACACTTGATAGGCTAGCAAAGAAATCGCACCCGTGATACCGAAATAAGCGGGTAGGTTGCTGCGGAATTCATCCTTATTCCAATCCTGCAGACTGGCCCAAATTACCAAGGGAGGGCCGTTACTACTCAGAGCCGCCCCCAGACAGCCGGCAACAAATCCTACTGCCATTCCCCACCAGTTGGATAGATGTAAATGCACTTCCGGTTGCCAGTAGGAATAGACAGAGTAGGAAATGATGAGCACAGCCAAACCAAATTTGAGCACATCAAGGGGGGTGTAGTCCAAAATTAACACACCAAAAGGTATACCCAAAATCGCCCCCAAAACTAGGGGAAGGAGATACTGGGCGCGGAAATATTGCCTTAAACTAAACACTAAACGGGAGTTGATCACCAAACCCGACAGGGTAACCAGAGGTGCAACGATTTTAGCGTTATCTAGGAGGAGGAGCAGGCTAGGTACAGCAATCAGAGAAGAACCAAATCCTACCAAAGCCTGAACTAGGGAGGCGACGAAGGCAATCACCTCCAGCAAGACAAAAGATTCGAAGGACATAAACCTAGGGGACAGGGGACGCTAAAGGCTATTATAGGGACACGTTGTTGTCGTTTCTTTGTTCTGTTTACCGACCTATTTACTGTATGCGTACTCACTATTGCGGACATCTCCAGGAAGCCCATATCGATCAAATTGTGTCTGTCTGTGGCTGGATCGATCGTACCCGTGATCACGGCGGCGTTATCTTTTTAGACGTGCGGGACCGCAGTGGCATTGTCCAAGTAGTGAGTGACCCCAGTCGGACACCTGAGTCTTATCCCGTTGCCGGGCAAGTGCGCAATGAATATGTGGTGCGGGTAACAGGGAAGGTTTTGGCGCGCCCCCTTGATTCCATCAACCCCAAACTGGCGTCAGGTAAGATAGAAATCTATGCCGATCGGATCGAGATTCTCAACCCTGTCCATCGTTCCTTACCTTTTCTCATCTCCGACACAGGGGAAGTGCGGGAGGAACTGCGCCTCAAGTATCGCTATTTGGACTTACGCAGCGAGAGATTAGCCAACAATCTGAATTTACGCTGTGAAGTAGTCAAAGTCATCCGCCGTTACTTAGAAGATGAATGCGGCTTTCGCGAAGTAGAAACACCCATCCTCTGTCGCTCGACCCCCGAGGGAGCTAGGGATTATCTTGTGCCCAGTCGCGTCCACCCAGGGGAATGGTATGCCCTGCCCCAGTCACCCCAGTTGTTTAAGCAGTTGTTGATGGTGGGGGGTTGGGACCGCTATTACCAGATTGCCAGATGTTTTCGCGATGAAGACTTAAGAGCCGATCGGCAACCAGAGTTTACCCAACTGGATATGGAGATGAGCTTCATGTCCCAGGAAGAAATCCTGCAGTTGAATGAGGGGCTAATCCGTCACATTTTTAAGAAAATCAAGGGTATTGACCTGCCACCCTTTCCCCGTCTGACTTATAAAGAGGCAATGGACCGCTATGGCTGCGATCGTCCGGATACCAGGTTTGGTTTGGAATTGGTGGATGTCTCTGATTTATTTGCCAACTCTAGCTTCAAAGTGTTCAGCAGTGCCGTAGCAGCGGGGGGCATTGTCAAAGTGTTGCCCGTGCCAGGGGGAGATAGTGCCATTTCCAATACCCGCATCAAACCAGGGGGTGACCTGGCTAATTTGGTGGCTCAGTATGGTGCTAAGGGACTAGCTTTTATCCGCGTGCGTCCAGGGGAAACGATCGATGCCATCGGTGCTTTGAAAGACAGTCTCACCCCTGAAATAAAAGCAGAGTTACTACGGCGGACGCAGGCAGAAGCAGGGCATCTGTTATTGTTTGGGGCAGGACCGAGTGGGATCGTCAACGAATCCCTCAATCGTCTGCGGTTAGCTCTGGGCAAGGAGTTGGGTTTGATCGATGAAAACAAAATCCACATCCTGTGGGTAACAGACTTTCCCATGTTCGAATGGAATGAAGAAGAACAACGCTTGGAAGCTCTCCATCACCCCTTTACTTCCCCCAACCCGGAAGACCTCAAAGACGGTAAGCCCCTAGGCCTAGAAACCCGTGCCCTGGCTTATGATCTAATTTTCAATGGCATAGAGGTGGGGGGTGGTTCTCTCCGTATTTACCAAAGGGATATACAGGAAAAGGTTTTCGCTGCCATTGGTCTTTCCCAGGAAGAAGCGAGGGATAAGTTTGGCTTTTTACTCGATGCCTTTGACTTTGGGACACCCCCCCACGGCGGCATTGCCTACGGTCTCGATCGTTTAGTCATGCTCTTGGCTGGTGTTGATACAATCCGAGATGTGATTGCCTTCCCCAAAACCCAGCAGGCAAGGGATTTACTCACTGAGGCTCCTGCCAGAGTGACAGACAAACAACTGAAAGAATTACATGTCAAATCCCTAGCATGATTCCGATTTACTACGTAGATGCCTTTACCGATCGTCTATTTACAGGCAACCCAGCAGCAGTCTGTATTTTGGCGGAGTGGTTACCCGATGCAGTTTTACAGGCGATTGCGGCAGAAAACAATCTCTCGGAGACCGCCTTTGTCGTACCCCAAGAAGAGAGGTGGGAACTGCGATGGTTTACGCCGACTACGGAAGTGGATTTGTGCGGTCATGCTACCCTAGCGACAGCTCACGTTTTGTTCCATCATTACTGTTGCCAGGGGGAGCGCCTAATTTTTCACACTAAAAGCGGTGATTTAACTGTCCTGCAGGCTGGAGATTTCCTTACCCTAGATTTCCCTGCTCTGCCCCCCCGCCCCTGCTCTTATCCTTCTTTGTTAGTGGCAGCCCTGGGAGAACCACCCCTAGAGGTACTCTGTAGTCACGACTATTTAGTGGTGTATGACCAGGAAGAAACGATCGTTAACCTAAGACCTGACCTGGCATTACTGCCACAGCTAGATTTGCGGGGAGTGATTATCACAGCTAGGGGAAAAGAGGTAGATTTTGTCAGTCGCTTCTTTGCGCCCAAGTTAGGCATCCCTGAGGACCCGGTGACAGGTTCTGCCCACTGCACCCTCATACCCTACTGGGGGGGAAAACTAGGCAAGGGGAGATTAAAAGCCCGCCAACTTTCCCGGCGGGGTGGTTACCTAGAGGGAGAACTGCAGGGGGAAAGGGTGCTCCTCGCCGGACAAGCAGTCACCTATATGCAAGGAACTATTGACTGCCCGCTAAGCGCAAACCTTCCACCGACTCCCTGAATTTTTGCACACTGGCGGAGAAATCGATCGGTAATACCGCCACCACATTTTCATGGGGACGGGGAATAATTACCCAGGATTCCAGCACACCACCGTAGCAGCTTTCTGCCGCCACAACCCCTGCATCCATTGCCATCTTCACTTCTGAGACATCGCCGCGGATCATAACGCAAAACCGGGCACTGCCACAGCGCAAATAGCCCACCAGGACAACCCGACCTGCCTTGACCATCGCATCTGCGGCGGCTAATACGCCAGGAAAGCCTTTTGTTTCTAATGCGCCGACTGCCTGTTGACCTGCCATATTGTTAGTTCTCCATAAATGCCTGGACTTTTTCACTAAAGTTAATGGGTAACACTTCTACCACATTGTCAGTGGGGTTAGGAATAATGTAATAGGTGATAACCTGACCGCCGTGGGAGTTGTTGCCCGCCTCGATCCCCGCTGCCACCGCCCGCTTTACCTCTGCCACAATACCTCTTACCGCCACAAAAAAGCGCGCACTTTCCGCCATTTCAAAACTGACCAGGGTTACTCTTCCCGCCTTGAGCATGGCATCCGCGGCTGCCAATACCGCAGGAAACCCCTGGGTTTCAATTACACCAACTGCTAGAGCCATTTTGCTAAAACAGACATCGTAGTTATTTTAGAACTGATGCCCAGGTTTTGGGGTATTTTTGTCAGTTTAGCAACAGTGATAAAGCAGATTTGCCAAAATTATGAACTACCTTTTACACTCCTAGACCCATCGCTGTTTGTATTGAACCTAGACCGAGGGAATTTTGCAGTATCTTAAAGACTAGCTGTTAACGGATTGCCTATGCTCCCCTCTCCCATCTATCCCTATCCTGCCTATAGCTTGCGTGGACTAGCCTGGTATCAGGGGAAAGCGGTCTGTGTGGATAGCTATCGTGGCTACTTGTTGGTAATTGATCCCCAAACGGAAAGCACGATCGTGATCAACCAACTTACCACGCGGGAATTTGTGGATGTGACGGATATAGCCATCAGTGAGCAGACAGTCTGGGTAGTGCGGGGTAGACAAATCAACTATTGTCAATGGGGGGACTTCTGTCTACAGCTGTATTTAGAACTGCCGGAACCCGTAGAGGGGATTACCGTCTCAGAAGGGGGGGTTTACGTCAGTTGTAGCAAGAAGGGGGAGATTTTAGTATTTGGGCGCTCTACCCGTAATCTACTCCGCCGTATACCCGCCCCTGGGCAGGGGGAGGAAAAACTAACCTTGCGGGGGCAGGAACTGTGGGTAGCTGATAATCTAGAGGAAACCATCTATTGCCTAGACAGTAAAACCGGCTATATCCGTCACCGTGCCCTCACTCCCTATCCCCACCCCCAGGGCTTAGATTTTCACAAAGACCACCTCTATGTGTTACAGAGTGGAAGGGAATTCTACGTCCGTGACAATCCCAATGACCCTCGCCATCCAGAGATAGAAGAGCGGGATAAGTCCTTCATTTACCCCCAAGTAGTTATTCCCAAGGGCAAATATACCCTCTCTAATGGCTATCTGGTGGAAATGACCTATGTGGAGGAAATTCTGCCTGAAGAACCGCGCACTGTTGACCACCTCACTTGGAAAATTGCTCTGCCTGCCAATACCCACCGCCAAAAGTTACGATCGGTAAAGTTTATGGGACATCCGTTTCAGACCGAGGAGGTAGGAGACCAACAGGTCGCCGTTTTTACCCTGGGGAAATTATTACCCCATCAGCGTTGTTGTTTTGGCTGGAAGGCGGTCTTGGAACTGCGGGGCATTAAGTACGAAATTGACACGACCCAACTGGAACCCCAGCCCGTACCGCCAGACTTGCAAGCCCGCTATTTAGTGGATGACGATGACTTGAGCATGGACCACCCTGTGGTGCGGGAAGCTGCCAGAGAAGCGGTAGGGGATGCCCAGGATGTGGTAACCAAAATGCTCAACATTCGCAACTATGTCTACGATCGGTTGGAATACCGCATGGAGTCCTTTGACAGCCCTGAGGTGGTGCTGAGACGGGGTTATGGCGGCTGCGGCGAGTATGTGGGAGTCCTACTGGCATTAGCGCGCCTCAATGGTATTCCCTGTCGCACAGTGGGGCGCTATAAATGCCCGCAAGTGGCGGAACAGAAGGGTGTAATTTTGCATCAATACTACAACCACGTCTGGCTGGAGTTTTATATACCAGGTTATGGCTGGGTGCCTCTGGAATCTAATCCCGACGACACTGGTCGTCCCCCCTATCCCACCCGCTTCTTTATGGGGTTACCCTGGTATCATGTGGAGCTAGGTAAGGGCATCCCCTTTGAAACGATCGAGCCGGCTGACCTCTCTATTGGCTCCCTTGCCATCAACCACATTCGCTTTCGTATCTTGGAGGAATTGGATTGAAGGCGTAGGATTGACATTGGTTGTAGGGGAACTAGCCAAATTTGGCATGGCTTTCCAGTGCTTTACTGTTAAGGACATCCCGCTTCTATTCACTTTGTTAATCTGGCAAAATTCCCCAAGGTAGTAAAACTTTGTTTTGCGTGCCAAGTAATATGAGGCTGATCAGAATTGCTTACCTATTTTTGTCCAACCCCATCTAGTTCTTGTTGCCAACTCTGTCAGTATTTTGGCGAAAAGCTTGTGCGTCTGCCATAGCAGCAAAGACCTGAGACTCGGTTAACTTAGATTTTAGAAAGACGCTGACAAACTGTTTTTCCACTACATCTTTGATAGTTTCCATATCCACAGAGAGGAAGTCTACTACATTGGCAACTGGACAATCAGGAATACCACAGGGCACGATCGGTTGAAATCCCTCCTTATCCACACTGACATTGAGGGCAAAACCATGCATCGTAATCCAGCGACTGACCTTGATACCGATTTGGGCAATTTTCCCTGTCTCCACCCATACTCCCGTCAAACCTGGTCTTCTTTCTGCCTGGATACCAAGTGTTGCCAGTGCCTGGATGATTACCTCTTCCAAACTTCTGAGATACCAATGTAAATCAGGTTGATAATGGCGCAGATTGACAATAGGATAACCCACCAACTGACCAGGGGCATGGTAAGTCACTTCTCCCCCCCGTTCCGTCTTGATGTAGTCCACGGATTGTTTGAAAAATGCCAAATTACTACCTTGACCGATCGTGTATACCGCTGGATGCTCCAATAGCAGCAAGACATCTGGCAGATGGGGGTTTTGTTTCCGCTCCTGCACCAATTCTTTTTGCCATTGCCATGCCAGGTGATAGGGAATCAAGGGGCGACAGCGATAGACCAACAGGGTCATTACTTCTTCTCAAAAGTTAGCCAGGTCAAGAGGAAATACAAACTCTGCACCAAAAAGCCAAACAGCCCCCACAGGTGGTAACGGTACCACAAGATATAAAACTTAGCTTTCAGATTGAAGGGAGACTTAGGATGGAAAAAAACTGCCCTAAAACTGCGGTCATTCGTCTGCTGCAAATACTTAGGAAAAGGAGGGACAAACTGATAACTACTGAGCACAGTTGCCATCGCCGTTCCTAGAATGATCCCCTTGTACCCCGCCCTAGTTGCCCGCAATGTGTAAATAGTATCAGCGCCATAGTTAGGAATTTGTCTGGGATTGGGCGTGCCAATCTTGTCGACGATCGAGCTGGGAAAACCCACACAAAAACCATACATACTCTCTACCAACACATCTTGCCCCTCCCTGAAGGCAATCGGCGTGCCCCCCCGTAAACCCGTAGGCAGCAAACGGGCATCTGTTTCGCTATAGCAACTGGCACTGACATAGGCACGCTCCTGACCCCGCAAATATTTCAGCAATTGGGTCAAAGTATCAGGGGCAGGTAGACAATCGGGTAACAACCAAAAAATATACTTAGTATCCAGGGTATGAGCATATTCCATGCCCCTAGCGATCGCTCCTGCCCAGTACAAACTCCCATCCCCCCGCAACAGGGTCACATTCCCGTAGCGCTGCCGAATAGAAGCTTCTGTCCCGTCCGTAGAGCCATCGTCTACGACAATTACTTCAAAGCGATTTAATTCCCCCAACTTTTGCAAGTGATCAAGACAGCGGAGAGTAACCTGCTTACGGTTTTGCACAGGAATAATCAGACAGGGGAGAGACTCTGCCACAGATTAATCTCCGTAGTAAAAGGCAATCTCCTTGTCTTTGAGGGGCGCAAACCCCGCCTCCACCAGCATGCTATTTAATTCCGCTTGGGGGATATGCTTTGCCCCAATCCTGACAATCCGCGATCGCATTGTATTCTTCACACCGCTGCGTTGCCGCCCTGCCTCTAGTTCCATGACCTTGTGATAGAGAGCTAACATGGCGGGGGGAATGGGTGTGCCGTCAAAGTCCACGCCTTGGGCAATGGCTTGGTCGACTGCATCAGCACCTGTACTCATAGTCATTCAAGATAGGCTTTGCCGTATTTTACCACTTAAAGGAAAAACTCCCCTGGCAGTCAGGAGAGCTAGTGGGACGGTAACTATGACAGACAACAATTCAACAATCGTAGTACAGGGCAAATTCGTAGGGGTGGGGACGGATACTAACAGGGATAACCTCTGTGTCCAGTTTGTAGGAAATCCAGGTTTTAATTAAATCTTCCGAGAAGACATTGCCCTGCAACAGGAATTGGTGGTCTTTCTCTAGGTTTTCTAGCGCTTCCAACAGAGAACCAGGGGTAGAGGGAATCGTAGCTAGTTCCTCAGGGGAAAGGGAATAAATATCCTTATCCATGGGTGCCCCAGGGTCGATCTCATTTTTAATGCCATCAATTCCTGCCAACAGCATAGCCGCAAAGGCAAGATAGGGGTTACAGCTAGCATCAGGGCAGCGGAACTCTAACCGTTTCGCCTTGGGATTGGTGCCCGTGAGAGGAATACGGATGGAAGCCGATCGGTTGCCCTGGGAGTACGCCAAGTTAACAGGAGCTTCGTAGCCAGGCACTAGCCGCTTGTAGGAATTAGTAGTCGGGTTAGTGATTGCCAGCAGAGCAGGAGCGTGTTTGAGGAGACCACCGATATAATGCAGCGCCAGTTTACTCAAGTTGGCATAGCCGTCACCGTAGAAGGTGGGTTGCCCGTTCTTCCAGATAGATTGATGGGTGTGCATCCCCGAACCATTGTCCCCAAACAGGGGCTTGGGCATAAAGGTGACTGTCTTACCATGCTTCTTGGCAACATTTTTAATCACATACTTGTAGGTCATCAGGTAGTCTGCTGCCTCCACCAGCGAAGCAAACCGGAAGCCTAATTCTGCCTGTCCTCCCGTCCCCACCTCGTGGTGGTGCTTTTCAATGGGCAAACCGCACTTCTGCATTGTGAGTAACATTTCGGTGCGGATGTCTTGGTAAATATCAGAAGGGGAAACAGGGAAATAGCCCTGCTTGTTGCGAATCTTGTAACCAAGGTTGCCATTGGCTTCCTTACGCCCTGTATTCCAGAGACCTTCCGCCGAATCCACTTCGTAGTGACCAAAATTGATGCCTTGGTCGTAGGTCACGCTG
This region of Pseudanabaenaceae cyanobacterium SKYG29 genomic DNA includes:
- a CDS encoding cation diffusion facilitator family transporter; the protein is MGGQIQPDNRSIVQRVLLITLGLNLAVLCLKLAVSWATGSLSLFADALHSVTDSANNIVGLIAVRFASPRPDREHPYGHHKFEAVGAFAIAAFLGVACLEIIRGAISSLVEQKHTVSLGKFDLALLLLVLAVNIFVAWYERWVGKKINSPILLADAHHTLGDIWVTIGVIMSLVIVSSGIDYLQWLDVIVAIPVTGLVLWSGYQILQANLPILVDQAAIPPEKIYDLVMTVEGVINCHDIASRGILGQQVFIEMHIVVAVEDIATAHSITDKIEAILDSNYAPVRVTIHVEPPDFISDRITYE
- a CDS encoding sulfite exporter TauE/SafE family protein, with translation MSFESFVLLEVIAFVASLVQALVGFGSSLIAVPSLLLLLDNAKIVAPLVTLSGLVINSRLVFSLRQYFRAQYLLPLVLGAILGIPFGVLILDYTPLDVLKFGLAVLIISYSVYSYWQPEVHLHLSNWWGMAVGFVAGCLGAALSSNGPPLVIWASLQDWNKDEFRSNLPAYFGITGAISLLAYQVSGLLTFPVWQYFFYTIPASVAGTFIGEYWGAKIQPDRFKQIIRLLLICLAVGMLVSDRFYHYS
- the aspS gene encoding aspartate--tRNA ligase; translation: MRTHYCGHLQEAHIDQIVSVCGWIDRTRDHGGVIFLDVRDRSGIVQVVSDPSRTPESYPVAGQVRNEYVVRVTGKVLARPLDSINPKLASGKIEIYADRIEILNPVHRSLPFLISDTGEVREELRLKYRYLDLRSERLANNLNLRCEVVKVIRRYLEDECGFREVETPILCRSTPEGARDYLVPSRVHPGEWYALPQSPQLFKQLLMVGGWDRYYQIARCFRDEDLRADRQPEFTQLDMEMSFMSQEEILQLNEGLIRHIFKKIKGIDLPPFPRLTYKEAMDRYGCDRPDTRFGLELVDVSDLFANSSFKVFSSAVAAGGIVKVLPVPGGDSAISNTRIKPGGDLANLVAQYGAKGLAFIRVRPGETIDAIGALKDSLTPEIKAELLRRTQAEAGHLLLFGAGPSGIVNESLNRLRLALGKELGLIDENKIHILWVTDFPMFEWNEEEQRLEALHHPFTSPNPEDLKDGKPLGLETRALAYDLIFNGIEVGGGSLRIYQRDIQEKVFAAIGLSQEEARDKFGFLLDAFDFGTPPHGGIAYGLDRLVMLLAGVDTIRDVIAFPKTQQARDLLTEAPARVTDKQLKELHVKSLA
- a CDS encoding PhzF family phenazine biosynthesis protein — its product is MIPIYYVDAFTDRLFTGNPAAVCILAEWLPDAVLQAIAAENNLSETAFVVPQEERWELRWFTPTTEVDLCGHATLATAHVLFHHYCCQGERLIFHTKSGDLTVLQAGDFLTLDFPALPPRPCSYPSLLVAALGEPPLEVLCSHDYLVVYDQEETIVNLRPDLALLPQLDLRGVIITARGKEVDFVSRFFAPKLGIPEDPVTGSAHCTLIPYWGGKLGKGRLKARQLSRRGGYLEGELQGERVLLAGQAVTYMQGTIDCPLSANLPPTP
- a CDS encoding carbon dioxide-concentrating mechanism protein CcmK; the protein is MAGQQAVGALETKGFPGVLAAADAMVKAGRVVLVGYLRCGSARFCVMIRGDVSEVKMAMDAGVVAAESCYGGVLESWVIIPRPHENVVAVLPIDFSASVQKFRESVEGLRLAGSQ
- a CDS encoding carbon dioxide-concentrating mechanism protein CcmK, with translation MALAVGVIETQGFPAVLAAADAMLKAGRVTLVSFEMAESARFFVAVRGIVAEVKRAVAAGIEAGNNSHGGQVITYYIIPNPTDNVVEVLPINFSEKVQAFMEN
- a CDS encoding transglutaminase — protein: MLPSPIYPYPAYSLRGLAWYQGKAVCVDSYRGYLLVIDPQTESTIVINQLTTREFVDVTDIAISEQTVWVVRGRQINYCQWGDFCLQLYLELPEPVEGITVSEGGVYVSCSKKGEILVFGRSTRNLLRRIPAPGQGEEKLTLRGQELWVADNLEETIYCLDSKTGYIRHRALTPYPHPQGLDFHKDHLYVLQSGREFYVRDNPNDPRHPEIEERDKSFIYPQVVIPKGKYTLSNGYLVEMTYVEEILPEEPRTVDHLTWKIALPANTHRQKLRSVKFMGHPFQTEEVGDQQVAVFTLGKLLPHQRCCFGWKAVLELRGIKYEIDTTQLEPQPVPPDLQARYLVDDDDLSMDHPVVREAAREAVGDAQDVVTKMLNIRNYVYDRLEYRMESFDSPEVVLRRGYGGCGEYVGVLLALARLNGIPCRTVGRYKCPQVAEQKGVILHQYYNHVWLEFYIPGYGWVPLESNPDDTGRPPYPTRFFMGLPWYHVELGKGIPFETIEPADLSIGSLAINHIRFRILEELD
- the lipB gene encoding lipoyl(octanoyl) transferase LipB, whose product is MTLLVYRCRPLIPYHLAWQWQKELVQERKQNPHLPDVLLLLEHPAVYTIGQGSNLAFFKQSVDYIKTERGGEVTYHAPGQLVGYPIVNLRHYQPDLHWYLRSLEEVIIQALATLGIQAERRPGLTGVWVETGKIAQIGIKVSRWITMHGFALNVSVDKEGFQPIVPCGIPDCPVANVVDFLSVDMETIKDVVEKQFVSVFLKSKLTESQVFAAMADAQAFRQNTDRVGNKN
- a CDS encoding glycosyltransferase family 2 protein, whose product is MAESLPCLIIPVQNRKQVTLRCLDHLQKLGELNRFEVIVVDDGSTDGTEASIRQRYGNVTLLRGDGSLYWAGAIARGMEYAHTLDTKYIFWLLPDCLPAPDTLTQLLKYLRGQERAYVSASCYSETDARLLPTGLRGGTPIAFREGQDVLVESMYGFCVGFPSSIVDKIGTPNPRQIPNYGADTIYTLRATRAGYKGIILGTAMATVLSSYQFVPPFPKYLQQTNDRSFRAVFFHPKSPFNLKAKFYILWYRYHLWGLFGFLVQSLYFLLTWLTFEKK
- a CDS encoding DUF4090 family protein, whose protein sequence is MTMSTGADAVDQAIAQGVDFDGTPIPPAMLALYHKVMELEAGRQRSGVKNTMRSRIVRIGAKHIPQAELNSMLVEAGFAPLKDKEIAFYYGD
- the glnA gene encoding type I glutamate--ammonia ligase — encoded protein: MTKTPDDILRMIRDQNIQMIDLKFIDLPGIWQHFSCYYDQLSESSFTDGVPFDGSSIRGWKTINESDMAMVPDPNTAWIDPFMEVPTLSMICSIKEPRSGQAYERCPRSIAQKAIEFLRATGIGDEAYFGPEAEFYIFDSVTYDQGINFGHYEVDSAEGLWNTGRKEANGNLGYKIRNKQGYFPVSPSDIYQDIRTEMLLTMQKCGLPIEKHHHEVGTGGQAELGFRFASLVEAADYLMTYKYVIKNVAKKHGKTVTFMPKPLFGDNGSGMHTHQSIWKNGQPTFYGDGYANLSKLALHYIGGLLKHAPALLAITNPTTNSYKRLVPGYEAPVNLAYSQGNRSASIRIPLTGTNPKAKRLEFRCPDASCNPYLAFAAMLLAGIDGIKNEIDPGAPMDKDIYSLSPEELATIPSTPGSLLEALENLEKDHQFLLQGNVFSEDLIKTWISYKLDTEVIPVSIRPHPYEFALYYDC